The Paenibacillus sp. FSL H7-0357 nucleotide sequence GTGGAGTGGATTATTATAGAAGAAAAGCAGGTTTGATTCCAGAAGAGCGGATCAGCAGAAAGGACGAAATATGGGGAGCGTTGTTCTCCAAAAGCCACCCCTGCCTGCGGGCCTCGATGCTGCCCAAACGGTACGGCTGGGGCGTGCACTTTAATGCTGAGGGCAAAATTGCCCTGTATGCCAAGGAATCACCTGAATATGATCACTTTACGTCACATGAGGATGCAGGCGTAAAGCTGCTGAATGCGATGCGCAGCAAACGCAGCTTAGAAGGGAGGAAAAAGTTTGTACAAGACAATAGAAGAGATTACGCTGAATACCTGGCCTGCGGAGCAGAGCGTAATGCTGGAGGGCTGGGTGCTGCGTTCGGCAGCGGGCTACACGAAACGGGCGAATTCGGTTAATCCGCTCTACGGCCCGGAGGAACAGGATGCCGGACTTGGAATGTTGCGGAAGATCCGGCTTGCAGAACAATATTATGAGGATGCAGGACTGAATCCCGTATTCAAAATCACTCCGTATGCCCGGCCTGCCGGTCTGGATAAGGAACTGGAGTCGCAGGGATATGGCCTCGTCGAGCCGTCATCCGTCCGTGTTCTTGACCTCCAGGACCTGCCTGAATTACGCAATGTCTATACGCTGCAGATCCGCGGCGAGCTGACAGAGGAGTGGCTGAAGGTCTTCGCTGATTTAACCGGGTTGTCCTCCGGGAACCGGGAGACGCTGCGCCGAATGCTGACCGCTTCCTGTTTGAAGCAAGGTTACGCTCTCTTGCTCAGGGATGGTCTTCCGGCTGCCTGCGGGCTTGGGGTAATCCAGCATGGGTACATAGGGCTGTATGATATCGTCACAGCCCCGGCTCACCGCAGACAAGGGATGGCGGAGCAATTGATTCTTGGACTGCTCCACTGGTCCAGGTCCGAGGGCGCCTCAGCCTCTTTTTTGCAGGTGGTACAGGCGAATAAGGGCGCTTCGGCCCTATATGACAAGCTGGGCTACAAGGAGATTTATCAATATTGGTACAGGGTCAAAATCCGGGAATAGAGGAGGCGAAGCATGTGTCACAATACTGGAGCGACAGATTTGCCCGAGAAGGTATGATTTGGGGAGAACAGCCCAGCGGATCGGCGCTGCGGGCTAAAGCGTGGTTCCTTGAGCAGGGGATCAAGTCCGTCTTGGTTCCGGGTGCGGGCTATGGCCGCAATACGAAGGTGTTCTCGTCTCAGTTTGACACTTACGGCATAGAGCTGAGCAGTGCCGCACTGAAGCTTGCTGTGGAATGGGACAGCAGCACACGGTTTATCGAAGGATCGGCACTGGAGCCTCAGCTGGAGCACCAGGTGGATGCTGTCTACTGTTACGATGTGCTTCACTTGTTTCTTGCCGGTGAGCGGTACCGCCTGATTGATGCGGCTCTTGCGCAGCTGCGGCCCGGTGGCCTGCTCTACTTCACCAGCTTCTCTGATGAAGATCCGAACTATGGCTGCGGAAGAAGGCTGGAGCCGGGGACCTATGAGTATAAGGAAGGGAAATATGCCCACTTTTTTAGCGATGCCGATTTGCGGGAGCAT carries:
- a CDS encoding DUF6157 family protein; amino-acid sequence: MFIIFAWVCGVDYYRRKAGLIPEERISRKDEIWGALFSKSHPCLRASMLPKRYGWGVHFNAEGKIALYAKESPEYDHFTSHEDAGVKLLNAMRSKRSLEGRKKFVQDNRRDYAEYLACGAERNAGGLGAAFGSGLHETGEFG
- a CDS encoding GNAT family N-acetyltransferase — encoded protein: MYKTIEEITLNTWPAEQSVMLEGWVLRSAAGYTKRANSVNPLYGPEEQDAGLGMLRKIRLAEQYYEDAGLNPVFKITPYARPAGLDKELESQGYGLVEPSSVRVLDLQDLPELRNVYTLQIRGELTEEWLKVFADLTGLSSGNRETLRRMLTASCLKQGYALLLRDGLPAACGLGVIQHGYIGLYDIVTAPAHRRQGMAEQLILGLLHWSRSEGASASFLQVVQANKGASALYDKLGYKEIYQYWYRVKIRE
- a CDS encoding class I SAM-dependent methyltransferase, which translates into the protein MSQYWSDRFAREGMIWGEQPSGSALRAKAWFLEQGIKSVLVPGAGYGRNTKVFSSQFDTYGIELSSAALKLAVEWDSSTRFIEGSALEPQLEHQVDAVYCYDVLHLFLAGERYRLIDAALAQLRPGGLLYFTSFSDEDPNYGCGRRLEPGTYEYKEGKYAHFFSDADLREHFAGTEIVETGTFTDSLHSPQGGSHEYILRTILACKRG